In the Sulfolobales archaeon genome, CAGCTGTTAGGAAGAGGGTGAATAACATGATTAGAAGGGGGGTTATCAGGAGATTCAGCATAGAATACTCCGTAGAGGGAGAGGTGAGGGCTCTCGTGCTAGTGAAAACAGCTCCCCCAGCTAGGACACCTGAGATTGCTGAGAAGATAAGGGGTGTGGAGGGTGTGGAAGTTGTGTATGAGGTTACAGGGGAGTATGATATAGCTGTGCTTGTGAGGGGTATGGGTATTAGCTATA is a window encoding:
- the lysM gene encoding HTH-type transcriptional regulator LysM — its product is MVGLDEIDYKILEILRGNGRASYTEIAKAVGLSEAAVRKRVNNMIRRGVIRRFSIEYSVEGEVRALVLVKTAPPARTPEIAEKIRGVEGVEVVYEVTGEYDIAVLVRGMGISYINRCIDSIRSIQGVVSTYTMIILRVHI